The following DNA comes from Thalassospira xiamenensis M-5 = DSM 17429.
AATCTGAAATGATCTCTACATATCGCGCTTTGTCCTCATATTTGCCTATATAGGAAAGCTCGCGGGTGCGATGGAACGCGACCTCTGCGATGGATACCTGAGTATCCCAAGCAGAATACCAAGCACCGCGTTGTTCGCCGTTAAACCGATTTCCGCCAGTCCGTGTATATGTGAAGGCGGCATTGATATGACTATTGCCATAAGCACTGATATCTTGTTGCCGTTTCCGCCATGCGAGCATCAAAGGGTCCCAACTGGGGTCGTTACCCTTTTCTGCCTCTAAGCGCGCACTGGTCTGCCCTTCGAGATCAGTCAGTAGAGCCATCTCTTCGTCGTTATCAACTAATCCTGAAAGAACGGGTGGCTTGTGGTAAGTCGCGGATATCAGACGGACTAGGCCACGATCCTTAAGCTCCGTGAGGATCATGATCCCCCCCGCAATGCATCAAGATATTGTCGAACGCGCAAAAGCGCAGGTAGCCCACCTTCGATCAAAACATCTATTGGCCTGGCGCCGCGGCACAGTGGGCCTACATTCGGCAATTTAATCCAGCTATGCGCAATCTTGTCATCAAAGTAGAGATTCAACGCTTTGTAGATGCCAACGATAGCACTCAATCGGAGAACCTGATCTTTGCTAAGCTTTCCAGAAAAGTTCGGCTTTCTAGCCCTCTTCCACGTACTGAGAGACATATCCACTAGGTTTGCGCTTTCCTCGATCGAGAGGCCCCATTGTTCACAAATGCGGTTGACCGCCTTGAGGCCCACTAACGCCTGCTGTTCGCTGACAGTGGAACTCGCCTTCTGCATTTCATTGGACAAAGGGACGGCAAGTAGGCCTGACAGTCCGATTGGCTTGATTTCTCCAAACAAGCCTTCGTCCGAGTTGCCACCTAACTCACTTACAATCACCGGCCCGGAGGAAAGGTGCCTAAAATTTTCCTCCAGCTTCAGGTGCCTTTCGTAAAGCCGCTGAACCAACGGTGTAATTTTTCTGCCTTGCAAGTGTTTTCCCGGAATCTGAAGGTGCACAGCCCCCGCAGAACCGTGCTTCTGTTCTTCTGTCTTAACCATCTAACCCTCCGCATTTGCCCTACAATATAGTCCATTTGGACTGTGCTGCAAGCTCATCGGGACCGATAGCCCCATTATCTCACCATGCGAGCCGTCAAGAGTCCCAAAAAAGGAGAAGACCAGTGACGGCCATAGTTGAGAATGGTGTTATCTGGATGGTTCGCGTCCCTTATTTGGAATTGCTCTTGCTGCGCTGCCCTGCGTGTTTTTTGAAGAAACTGTCTAACGAAGCTTTCAACAATGACAGGCAGAAGCCAACGATCACAAAACACACGATGAATACGGGTAATAAGATGAGCCATTCGTCGATGGTGGGTTCAATTCTGCTTAGAATTTCGTGCATTTCTCTGTCCCATATTTGGAATGGTATTTTTCCCATGCGTCATATGCAACGCAAGCTGTCATAAGAAGGTAGTAGACAGCAAACAACCAGCTTCCCACCTGAGACTTGAACATCTCCATGATGGATGGAATATCAAACGCGTATATGACAAGCCCTGCCGGCATAACCGGAAGCATTAATAGAACTAGGGTTTGTTGCCAGTGGTGCTTTTGATAGATCAATTTAACAACCACTATTCCGAACAGCGCCCATGAGGCCTGTCCGGCCCATTCGGGGAGATACGCAAACAGCATCACCATCACCATTGCCGTAGCCGCGATCATCGGACTCGCCCACAGCACGGTCGTTGCCAGTTGATGCGCAAGACTATGCTCTTTTGTCTTTGATTGCGTGTTCATCCATGATGTCCCTTATTTAGAATTGTGGCTTAGTGACATGCAGTTATTGTCATGATGCCATTTCACAATAAACTTCCCTGGGGCACTCACGGAGGCGACGAGGGAGGTTAAAATCTCTTGTGCGTCACCAGAGAAGTTGCGTGTGGTTGCAACCGTCCAAATCTGGTCGCCGGTCGAACAGGTAGGAATTCCTGCTTTCCCACCCCATTCTTCAAATAGGACTGCCAACGTTTTTTCTGGAGATGCTTGCAGAATAAATCGTCGATCGAACGACACACGGTATTGGTCCGGCAGGTCGTACTTGTCACTGCTGAGTGCGTTCACCACGCTCATGCCTACTGAGGCTGTCAATGTGACCATCACACATGCAAGGATTATCCTACGCTTCATGGATGTCCCTTATTTGGAATTGGCCTTCCGGCAATCTGAGATAGGGCCGAACTTCCCCACAATTCTAATGTGGCTAGATTATGCTAAAATGGCCGAAACTCAGCGACAATCCCAACTCAACCTCGCCTTGGTCGCTAAAAAAGAGTTTTTAAAGAGGAAGCGCAATTCATAGTTCAAAATCAATGCCGTTTGGCTAGCGTTGGAGCCAAGTTTCAAAATCATCTCGGGAGTTTCGGATTAAATAGAAAGTCGACAGCCTGCTCGTTAAATCCTTGGTAAAAGAATTGCGCTCTGGACTCATCTACAAACGAAAAATTCTTTCGGAACTGGATGATACTTTCTTCTGATGCTCTAAAGTCAACGAACTTAATGTCGTCTTTCAGCACGTCAAAAAGCTTATCTTCCCACCATGATTGCTGATAATTTGATATGATTTGATACAAAAGAACCCTGATGTATTCATCATGTTCAGGTAGAGAAAAGCCAATGACAGAGATTCCTCTTTCATATCCCCCAAGTTGGCCTAGCCCATACCATAAATCGAGTAGTGGCTCTGCATAGACAAATTTGACATGTGATGGAGACAGGATAAACGGAGCGTCTAGTCGATTGGGTTGCCCATAAAACCCGTCAACGTCCCGGATGCGATGAATATGCGCAAGCGGATCTTTCTCAGGTCTTATACCTTCAACTAAAGGCTCCACTTTAAATCGGCCGGGATTTCCAAAAACGGTATGTCTGTTTGACGGCTGCATTCCCAAAGATGCCAGATACTCCTGCGAATCTAAGAATGCTTTATCGTGAAACCAGTCGATAGAACCATGGAGTTTCATGATTACGACTTCTTTGACATCTGAATCGACCACACAACCGGTTGCATGAACTTCTTTATATCGATCGGGAAATAACCTGTATGGCTTTCCAGTATAATCGAGTAACTGCTCCAGAATAGTGTCATAATTAAGCGTTATAAAAGTATCAGTTACAGATATATTCTCTGCAAACTTAAAGTATTCATCGGGAAGTGAAGATATAATAGGTGTATGCTGATGAATGACTTCGCCAATTGACCGTCTTATCATTAGCTGAGTTTCATTACCCTCACTGCTCCATGTATCACTCCCCCTGAGTCTCAGAAAATGCTCTATATCCAGAAATGACATGAACCTTTCAAGGTCTACGTCTTGTTCGAACATGACCCGCCCACATGCTCTTTCGTATTCAATATAATTGGAAATATCTCGGTGAAATTTTGTATCAAGTCCATGATGAAATTCAATATTTTGCCGCACTTTTTTGTACAGTTCATTAGCGAGCGGCAAGCCCGCTAGGCGCGAAAAACCAGCACCTAAAACAAAAACTCGATAACCTGGATGTATTGTGGTCATTTTCTCCGACCTGCAATTTGTTCCTAAGCGTTCCCTTATTTGGAAATAGGTTTGGTGCGCTTAAAAGCGACAAGGCCGCCTATGAATGCGCCGATAAGACCAAACACCCACATTCCATTTACTGCGGTTCCCATTGCGGCCACCCCCGTCATCGATCCGAGGAAAGCGCCGACGATCAGACCGATAGCTGCACCAGTGAGCATTCTCTTCATTTCGTGTCCCTTAATTGGAATTGCTGAGCGTTACCATTTGATATCAATATGAATGGAATGAGATTGCAATGACTGAAAGACTTCGGGCGGAATCCATCCTGGTTCACTATCCCGCGTCGGCCAACTCTCTGATTCGCTATAGTCTGGATGGAGACTTCTAATCAGCCAAATAATGCATTCGTCTCGATCGGCTGCGTCATTTAGAGAGGCGAAATAGGTCAATCTGGTATCTATGTTCTTGGCTATGTTGTCAGGATAATGCGCAATCTCTGCCGCAACACTGAGGATTTTTTTCCACTTATCGGGAAAGGCCTGCAAAAGGGTCGTTTCTAGAACGAATTCCAAATTATAGAGCATCGACTGTTGTTGAGCTGTAGTGCGCATGAAACCGGCTTCACGGCGGAGGCATGCAACTTGTAAAGCAAACGCTGGCCAGAGAACCTGTTCTCCATAAATAACCTTGTTATCATCGAACAGGATTGCTTGATCTTGCATTCGATCGCCCTGGTGGGCGTGCCGAAGATCATATGCAAGTGAGACAAGAAAATCGTCATCTCCGCCGATTTCATGAATTACATTGCAAGCTGTTCTTAGGTCCCACGCATCTCCCCATATTGTCAGCCCCGCAAGGTATTCTGTCTTTTCGCCTGCAAGCATATCTATCTTCCCTTAATTGGAATGTTCTTAACGCGCATTTTTGCAACAGGTTAATCTCTTCGATCTTCTGCGCCCTGCCAGCACTCAACCAAAAAAGTCGCCATTGCCCCCGCTAGATTTACCGCAAGCGCAGCATGACGCGGAGCTGATCTAACCGGTTTGCGACCTTGCCCATGGGCATCCCCAATCTTGTTACGAAGGGTTCCAAGATTTTGTACTACAGTATGGCACCCACCAAGGATTGCCTTAAAAGGCTGCTCGGTATGCTGGGAGGGGGAAAGGTTCAATATCTTGGCTGTCTTGTTATATAATTTGGGAAGATCATCATCCCCATAAGTATCCTCGGCTTCGTCCAAAATGCATTTGCAGACGGTCTCCAACAATGTTCGCGCTGCGGTAATCGCGCCATCAGGATCTTCATAACGTCTAGCTAGAGCCTTCTCCCATGCTCTGTGAACTCCGTCGGGATCAAAGGACGACAGTATCTCAGAAATAGTCGTATCCGCCGGGGCACCGTTACAGCCCTCAAGATGTTCTAGAAGTGGTTGGAAACCGTCATAGATATGTTTTCGACGCGCCGCCCAAGCCCCTGTACCGGTGGCAATTTGTTTTAAATGGCCCCATAGTTGACCCTGATCCCTACTTGTTCGAATGAAGGATGGAAGAAGATCGCGTGTTTCACCATCCATGAATTCTGCGCGAAGTTGATGATATGCAGCTTGGTCAAAACCGCCGTTTTCAGCCAGGGAAATCATCATGTTTTGAAGCATTATAGCCCGCTCAAGAGTGGAATCCGGCATGTCTTCTGGCTCTGAATTCCAAGTCATCTTGCGGTGTTCCCTTAGTTTGAATTACCGATCGTCAGCGCGGATCGAACGACCGGAGCAACTGTATCTTTCGTAATATTACGCTGCTTTATCCAGGCTAGGACAGCGTTAGCGAAGGCTGTTGCTTCTTCCTTGTTATCGCTCTCCCAGCCCAGAACATTTACCTTGCAGCACGAAGGGAGGGTCTCTTCTGGCAAGCTCTCCTCGTTGTCAGTTGAAACCATCATGATGTCCCTTAGTTGGAATCCGATTTCGCGGGGATATTGACGCTGGCGGTATTCGGCTCGCGGCCACGCGTTTATCGATCATGCCTTGTATCTGCCGAAGAGCTGGACGAGTGATCCGGCACGACTTACCGCAACCCATGTTCCTGAATTTGTAAATTTCGCCACCAAGCCAGCCTTGGCAGTTCAAATTATACAGCGGACGCTGGCGGCCGACGTCCCTTTCTCGTGGGTCGCAGCGAACGCGGTATATGGGGTTGGTGACGTTGAGCAGGCTCTGCGCCGGGCCTGCAAAGGCTACGTTCTCGGCGTGAAATCGGACCATTACTTTGGCTCTTGGGCAGGCAAGGCGGAAGAGATTGCACAGGGCCTTGATCCAGGCGCATGGAAACGCCTTTCCGCTGGCGAGGGCACAAAGGGTGCCCGCCTTCATGACTGGGCCTACTGCGAGCTCGCCGATCTCGAAGCCGATGAATATGACGAGACAAAATCAGGCGTGTGGACCCGGGGCCTCCTGATCCGCCGTAACATCAGCGACGGTGATCTGGCCTACTTTACGACCTGGTGCCCGGCGGGCACGGAAATACAGGCTCTTGTCTCCGTCGAGGGCCGCCGCCGGGCGATCGAAGACAGCTTCGAAACGACCAAAAACGAGCTTGGCCTCGATCATAATGAGAGCCGCTCGTGGCATGGCTGGCCTTCGCCATGATGGCGGTGATCCGATACCGCACCAATGACGTGACGCCCCCAAAAAGATCGAGGATGCGGACCATCGGGATCTGATCCGATGGTCAATTCAAGAGGTCCGCCGGATCGCCAACAAGCTTGCCCAACATCGGATCGAACCCGCAGACATCATCGCATGGTCATGTTGGCGACGTGCCCATCAGGCCGCAGCCCAACGAGCTCACCTCAAACAAAAATCGCAACTGTAATGCTAACAATAAGCAGCTGAGAAAATTGTTTCCTATGATCTCTGGATGTTTGTTTAGATTATTGATAAAAAATTTGATTCGTCGTTGGGATATTGAGGACAT
Coding sequences within:
- a CDS encoding RES family NAD+ phosphorylase, encoding MILTELKDRGLVRLISATYHKPPVLSGLVDNDEEMALLTDLEGQTSARLEAEKGNDPSWDPLMLAWRKRQQDISAYGNSHINAAFTYTRTGGNRFNGEQRGAWYSAWDTQVSIAEVAFHRTRELSYIGKYEDKARYVEIISDCIGEFADIRDEPDHPCLHADPAVGYPKGQALSEALIADEHIGLIYPSVRAPEGDCLVVFDPTTVRNVRPGASWDLVWDGSPHYSAKCV
- a CDS encoding MbcA/ParS/Xre antitoxin family protein, whose product is MQKASSTVSEQQALVGLKAVNRICEQWGLSIEESANLVDMSLSTWKRARKPNFSGKLSKDQVLRLSAIVGIYKALNLYFDDKIAHSWIKLPNVGPLCRGARPIDVLIEGGLPALLRVRQYLDALRGGS
- a CDS encoding SIR2 family protein; translation: MTTIHPGYRVFVLGAGFSRLAGLPLANELYKKVRQNIEFHHGLDTKFHRDISNYIEYERACGRVMFEQDVDLERFMSFLDIEHFLRLRGSDTWSSEGNETQLMIRRSIGEVIHQHTPIISSLPDEYFKFAENISVTDTFITLNYDTILEQLLDYTGKPYRLFPDRYKEVHATGCVVDSDVKEVVIMKLHGSIDWFHDKAFLDSQEYLASLGMQPSNRHTVFGNPGRFKVEPLVEGIRPEKDPLAHIHRIRDVDGFYGQPNRLDAPFILSPSHVKFVYAEPLLDLWYGLGQLGGYERGISVIGFSLPEHDEYIRVLLYQIISNYQQSWWEDKLFDVLKDDIKFVDFRASEESIIQFRKNFSFVDESRAQFFYQGFNEQAVDFLFNPKLPR
- a CDS encoding DUF6904 family protein, which translates into the protein MLAGEKTEYLAGLTIWGDAWDLRTACNVIHEIGGDDDFLVSLAYDLRHAHQGDRMQDQAILFDDNKVIYGEQVLWPAFALQVACLRREAGFMRTTAQQQSMLYNLEFVLETTLLQAFPDKWKKILSVAAEIAHYPDNIAKNIDTRLTYFASLNDAADRDECIIWLIRSLHPDYSESESWPTRDSEPGWIPPEVFQSLQSHSIHIDIKW
- a CDS encoding abortive infection family protein gives rise to the protein MTWNSEPEDMPDSTLERAIMLQNMMISLAENGGFDQAAYHQLRAEFMDGETRDLLPSFIRTSRDQGQLWGHLKQIATGTGAWAARRKHIYDGFQPLLEHLEGCNGAPADTTISEILSSFDPDGVHRAWEKALARRYEDPDGAITAARTLLETVCKCILDEAEDTYGDDDLPKLYNKTAKILNLSPSQHTEQPFKAILGGCHTVVQNLGTLRNKIGDAHGQGRKPVRSAPRHAALAVNLAGAMATFLVECWQGAEDRRD